The genomic DNA TCCCTCTCGATGACCTGCATCCCCATGTCTGAGGCGATGGTCATGACCGAGTCTCGGGTTATGCCCTCGAGTATACCGGCTGAGATGGGGGGGGTGTATATCTTTCCCTTCCTCACCATGAAAATATTTTCTCCCGTGCCTTCTGCCACATTTCCTTCGGAGTTGAGCATGAGGGCCTCATCTGCTCCCTTGCTCACGGCCTCCAACCTAGCGAGGACTGAGTTCACGTAATGACCGCATACTTTAGCATTGACCGGTAAGGCCCGATTGGAAGGCTTTTCCCAGGAGGAGGTAATGAGCTTTGCTCCTTTTGTCATCTGCTCCTCGCCCAGATAAACCCCCATGTAGACAACGGCAATGGCCACTTTTGTTGGCAGCTTTATTGGGTTCAGACCATATGTGCCAGTGCCAAAATAGGCTATGGGACGGATATAGTCGACTTTAACCTTAGAGTTGGCCTTGACCGTTTCTTTGACCGCATCGCACAGCTGCTCCAAGGTGTAAGGTATCCTCAAAGATATTATCTTGGCCGAATCCAGGAAGCGCTGCATATGCTCCCTCAGGCGGAAGACCGCCCTGCCTCTCTCAGTCTCATAGATGCGCAGGCCTTCGAAAACCCCTCCTCCATAATGGAGGCAATGTGTCATTATATGCACGTTGGCCTTTTCATAATCGATGAGCTCGCCGTCCATCCAGACTTTCTGTTCGGACATCTGAGTTCTCTCCGTCATTGTCATGATTCGATTGTATTATTAAATAGACGCTTTTAAAGCGCGTTGACCGCCCTGATAAAGGCATCGGGCTTAGTAGCCTCGATCATCTTGTCGACCTCGTCCAGGCTTCCCACCAATCTAGCCTTCCCAGCTGAGTTGGAGACCAAGGCATACGCCTCGTGACGGGTGCTGTCCACTACTTCCACGTGTACCACATCATGGAGCCTCTTAAGATCAGCCACTGCCACATTCGCCATCTGTATGTCCTTCACCGTAAGCACGATGCGTGATTTGCCCGCGATCTCGCATCGGCCTACGACGATGGTGTCAACATTGATCTTCTTGCGCGTGAATACTCCCATCACCCTTTGCATGACGCCAAACTCGTCATTGACGACCATCGAAATTACTTCCATTTGTTTTCCCTCCTTTAATGACGCATAAAGCGAACGGCATGAACTCCCCTGATGTATCAGCCGAAGATGGCGCGGCCATAGCTCCAATCAAACTCATCCTACAACACTCCTCGGGGACTGCTTTCCATTGGAAAGTGTCCCCTGTTCAGATGACCAAAACCTGCAAGCTGAGAACTCCAGAAGCATCCTGGTAGGCCGCAGGGCTTGACATAGCAAGGCGTATCCCCAAAACAATATTTATAAGTTGGCAAAGATAAGAAGCGAATTACCAATCACTGGATTCCTTGGACGTCGTATTTGGGCTTAAGCGGGTCCAAGTTATCTATTTCATTGAGAATACGCCTAAGGAAAGCTCGTGTCCTCTCATTCTTGGGTTTGACGAATATCTCCTCTGGAGGTCCTTCTTCCACGATGAGCCCATCATCCATGAAGAAGACCCAGTCCGCCATCTCTCGAGCGAAGCCCATTTCGTGCGTTACCACCACCATGGTCATGCCCTCCTGCGCCAGGCGCTTCATGACATCGAGGACTTCGCCGATTAGCTCCGGGTCTAGGGCAGAGGTGGGCTCATCGAACAGGATTACCTTCGGCTGCATAGCCAAGGCGCGAGCGATCGCCACGCGCTGCTGCTGACCTCCTGAAAGCTGACCTGGATAGGCATCG from Methanomassiliicoccales archaeon includes the following:
- a CDS encoding ACT domain-containing protein, coding for MEVISMVVNDEFGVMQRVMGVFTRKKINVDTIVVGRCEIAGKSRIVLTVKDIQMANVAVADLKRLHDVVHVEVVDSTRHEAYALVSNSAGKARLVGSLDEVDKMIEATKPDAFIRAVNAL
- a CDS encoding branched-chain amino acid transaminase; translation: MSEQKVWMDGELIDYEKANVHIMTHCLHYGGGVFEGLRIYETERGRAVFRLREHMQRFLDSAKIISLRIPYTLEQLCDAVKETVKANSKVKVDYIRPIAYFGTGTYGLNPIKLPTKVAIAVVYMGVYLGEEQMTKGAKLITSSWEKPSNRALPVNAKVCGHYVNSVLARLEAVSKGADEALMLNSEGNVAEGTGENIFMVRKGKIYTPPISAGILEGITRDSVMTIASDMGMQVIERDITRGELFVADEVFMTGSAAEVQPIYSIDNILIGAGRPGPITTKLQKAYADAARGKDPRYIRWLDFV